The Quercus robur chromosome 7, dhQueRobu3.1, whole genome shotgun sequence genome has a segment encoding these proteins:
- the LOC126690886 gene encoding polygalacturonase-like, with product MAQQIRYLLPFFVFMLSFISCYSTLQKDPRFKDVIKQSTHVLRLKRFDRILGTISTSGKTINVNDYGAKGDGTDDTEAFKKAWEVACSTQGAILVVPQKTYRLKPIRFLGPCKSDLKVQISGTLEASNDRSDYSQDGRHWLLFDSVQNLIVDGGGTINGNGKIWWQNSCKVNKALPCTHAPTALTFYKCKYLTVNNLKIQEAQQIHTSFEKCMNVQASLLTITAPKDSPNTDGIHVADTQDIQISSCNIGTGDDCISIASGSQNVQARDITCGPGHGISIGSLGSGNSESYVSGVTINGAKLYGTTNGVRIKTWQGGSGSASNIKFQNVEMHNVANPIIIDQNYCDQDKPCGEQKSAVQVKNVLYQNIHGISASDVAIEFNCSNSFPCQEIFLQSINLEAEKGKKTKALCNNVQSTDTGIVSPHCP from the exons atggCCCAGCAAATAAGATATCTTCTTCCATTTTTCGTTTTCATGCTCTCTTTCATTTCATGTTATAGCACTTTGCAAAAGGACCCACGGTTTAAGGACGTGATCAAGCAAAGCACTCATGTCTTACGTTTGAAAAGGTTTGATAGAATATTGGGTACCATTTCTACCTCGGGTAAAACAATTAATGTCAATGACTATGGAGCTAAAGGTGATGGTACTGATGACACAGAG GCATTTAAGAAGGCTTGGGAGGTAGCTTGTTCAACCCAAGGAGCTATTCTCGTGGTGCCTCAGAAAACCTATCGTCTTAAGCCAATTAGATTCTTAGGTCCTTGTAAATCTGATCTTAAAGTGCAG ATTTCTGGAACCTTGGAAGCATCTAATGATCGATCGGACTACAGCCAAGATGGTAGACACTGGCTACTCTTCGATAGTGTTCAAAATTTAATAGTTGACGGTGGTGGAACCATCAATGGCAACGGGAAGATATGGTGGCAAAACTCTTGCAAAGTCAATAAAGCTCTG CCTTGCACGCATGCACCAACG GCTCTGACCTTCTATAAGTGTAAGTATTTGACCGTGAATAATTTGAAGATCCAAGAAGCGCAACAAATTCACACCTCTTTcgaaaaatgcatgaatgttcaAGCTTCTTTGTTGACTATAACTGCTCCAAAGGATAGCCCCAACACTGATGGAATTCATGTCGCTGACACTCAAGACATCCAAATTTCAAGCTGTAATATAGGAACAG GTGATGATTGTATTTCAATTGCAAGTGGATCCCAGAACGTGCAAGCCAGAGACATAACCTGTGGACCTGGTCATGGAATTAG TATTGGAAGCTTAGGATCTGGAAATTCGGAATCTTATGTTTCTGGAGTAACCATAAATGGAGCTAAGTTGTATGGAACCACAAATGGTGTGAGGATTAAGACATGGCAG GGAGGGTCAGGAAGTGCAAGCAACATCAAATTTCAGAATGTTGAAATGCATAATGTTGCCAACCCTATAATAATAGACCAAAATTACTGTGACCAAGACAAACCATGCGGCGAACAG AAATCTGCAGTTCAGGTGAAAAATGTGCTTTACCAAAACATTCATGGGATTAGCGCTTCTGATGTTGCCATTGAATTCAACTGCAGCAATAGCTTTCCATGTCAGGAGATTTTTTTGCAAAGCATTAACTTGGAAgctgaaaaagggaaaaaaaccaAAGCTTTATGCAATAATGTGCAATCGACTGACACAGGAATTGTTTCCCCTCACTGCCCTTGA
- the LOC126693014 gene encoding syntaxin-related protein KNOLLE, which translates to MNDLMTKSFTNYVDLKKAAMKDADLEAGNLEMASSKAHMDSDLGLFLEEAEKVKMEMSELRDILSSLQQANEEFKSLHKPEALKSLRSKINDNILTVLKKARTIRSQLEQMDRANAANKRLSGQKEGTPIYRTRIAVTNGLRKKLKELMMDFQGLRQRMMTEYKETVGRRYFTVTGENPDEEVIDKIISNGGEEFLGRAVQEHGRGKVLETVVEIQDRHDAAKEIEKSLLELHQVFLDMAVMVEAQGEQMDNIEQHVLNASHYVKDATKDLQTANKYKRNSRKWMCVAVILLLVIILVVVIPIVTSFANS; encoded by the coding sequence ATGAATGACCTCATGACCAAATCGTTCACCAACTATGTGGATTTAAAGAAAGCAGCCATGAAAGATGCGGATCTGGAAGCTGGAAATTTAGAAATGGCATCTTCCAAAGCCCACATGGACAGTGACCTTGGTCTCTTTCTAGAAGAGGCTGAGAAGGTGAAGATGGAGATGTCCGAGCTTCGCGACATTCTGAGTAGCCTACAGCAAGCCAACGAGGAATTCAAGTCCCTCCACAAGCCCGAGGCCTTGAAATCCTTGCGAAGCAAGATCAATGACAACATTCTCACCGTGCTCAAAAAGGCCAGGACTATTCGGTCTCAGCTGGAACAAATGGACCGTGCCAACGCGGCTAATAAGAGGCTCTCTGGCCAAAAAGAAGGCACCCCAATTTACAGGACAAGGATTGCTGTCACTAATGGGCTGCGAAAGAAGCTCAAAGAGCTTATGATGGACTTCCAGGGGCTGAGGCAGAGAATGATGACAGAGTACAAGGAAACCGTGGGTAGACGCTACTTCACAGTAACGGGAGAGAACCCTGATGAGGAGGTCATAGATAAGATTATCTCCAATGGCGGCGAGGAGTTTCTAGGACGGGCAGTACAAGAGCACGGAAGGGGGAAAGTGCTAGAGACGGTGGTGGAGATACAGGACAGGCACGATGCCGCGAAGGAGATCGAGAAGAGTCTGCTTGAGCTGCATCAAGTGTTTCTTGATATGGCTGTAATGGTGGAGGCACAAGGAGAGCAAATGGACAACATTGAGCAGCATGTATTGAATGCTTCTCACTATGTCAAGGATGCCACCAAAGATCTCCAGACTGCAAACAAGTACAAGAGAAACAGCAGGAAGTGGATGTGTGTGGCAGTGATACTTCTACTTGTGATCATTCTTGTTGTTGTCATCCCCATTGTCACTAGTTTTGCCAATTCTTGA